The window caccgggagtgagccggtACATACCTGAGtacccagccccggacaccaagaaccaccaatgcaccgatgcctgagggcatcagccaccggcagggagtCTGGTGGGGGGACATAGGCGCCCACACCtgggagggcctgagatgttcccagagaggtggagtctaagacccaacctgacatatagacacagacaaacaggcacacacagacacgaacgtgcattcccaccctcatgcacgcATATACAAATACTCGGCACTCACCCAACgcagagacaaacagaaatggacacagtacacacactcacaaaacatactctataccccaggtcccctcgcccccagagggggaatCCGCccctagacccaggagatgataataatggattgcatttatatagcacttttcaagaccctcaaagcgctttacaattccactattcattcactcactggtggaggcaagctacagttatagccacagctgccctgtggcaggctgacagaagcgaggctgccatatcgtgctatcggcccctctggccatcaccagtaggcggtaggtgaagtgtcttgcccaaggacacaacgaccgagactgtccgagccggggctcgagtcggcaaccttccgattacaagacgatctgccaactcttgagccacgattgccccatgagatgttacccttttccctggggtaGACACAGGCAGACCGTCCATGGTCCCGTAGCACCAGGGAGACCCCGCATCCCAGACCCTGACCAGACGACCAGCTCCCCCTCCCACCCCCTCCGGCCCGATAGCGAACAGAGAACGGGgatgtgtgaagaccccatgcCTCCCTCCGCCTGCATATATATGGTGTTTTTTGcgtgctgttctaaagtgcatttaaaacatgggagggcatggtgcttcctgccaaagagcagcaggtgttagcacggtcCCTCCCGAGAAACCTCAGTGTCtacatgcatttaaaattgagaggtgggcaccggcgccagaggtgaggttgaatacacagaccatcCTCTGGACGCTGtatagcgtgcccacccccaaggccctatatgtatatgttatgagagtgtgagtaatgtggatgtctaggttGTGGAGTAAAATTGAGCCACAGGTGGCCAAAAGGGGACAGAGGgcaccctgcaccctggtgacataCCTGCACcacaaggccctgcatgtgtggtggagcgggaagagggaggcagttggggatggggagggaaggaagggccagctcccccgctgatcCCAGTAGGCAGTGCACCCCAGCTCTCTGGAATCCACCAAGACCAGGGGTCCCAGGCCCATCCGGGCACACGGCAGGAGCACCGCCAAGCCCCATGGAAACCGAGGCGGCCCAtgcgaccccaccacagaggaaACTGTACCCACCCCATCATCTAATCATCTCCCAGACTAACCATTATTTACCTTCTTTATGCACATGACAGTAAGCTGCTTCTGTTATCCACAAATATGTCTTTTTTTATGTATCAGTTAATAAACGTATTAACTAAACATTTCGTCTTGTTAATAGACACATTTTAGAATATAAACTGATGTAATACAACTTCTTTTTGTAACATATGGAACACATTTCACAATAGTATTAGAAATAGTCATGTCTCCACATTGTAAACATTTGTAAAGGTAGGTCTTCTTCACTTTACTATGGATTTTCTTCGGTTAcaaacaaaatctttttttattacattataaaatgtttttttctgtagcaACTGTTTATGTAATCTAttcacacactcacgcacacttATTACTTATTGAATCACCTTTCCTTCCTATTCTGATGCTCAATTTGAACTTAAGCAAGTCATCTTGTCCATGTCTACAAGCATAAATCCTTTAAGGTGCTACTGTGTGATAGATATTTGCGTTTACAAGCGGTTTAATATCTGGTTTCCCTGATCTGGAGCAAATGCTGTTGAGCTGAATGAAAATGAAGTACTAGATTTCAgctaactttgttttatatgtagTGGAAACATATTCTCCAGTCTTTCAATAGCCATCATGTCTTCAGTTGTGTTTGTCTCTAAATACACTATTTCATTCCCTAATTCTTCCTCAGTGGTCGTGTGAAACCAATACTTGGCCGGTTCAGTGAGCTTGAAGACCTGCTGTCAAACATGGACGTTAAGCCAGGCAGCATTGATGCTGTCCTGTTGGATGCTGGCTGTTCCTCCATGCAGATGGATGAGGCAGAAAGAGGCTTTTCCCTGATCAAGGATGGACCATTGGATATGAGAATGGATGGAGACACAGGTAAAAGATTTGATACATACATTGGTTGGCTAATGTGATATGCTGGATAATCAGAAGTGCCTGTGCAGTGTTAATCAATGTAATAATGTGAAAGTGCAGATAGTACAAAAAGGCATACCTAAAATGGGTTACCAACAGCATGGGTCCAATTAATGTTATTTGTTTCTCCTAAACTTGatgagtgtgaaaaaaaaaattttgtgtgtgtgttttttttttttttaaacaattaaaacaaacccAAGTTTTTGGTCGACCTCTAGTGGTTATGTTAAAGAAAGTGTTCACCAATGGTAGCGGTTGCTCTGGAAGCTTTAAACATTTGGTGAGTGTCTGCAGTTTATAATGCTCTGTATGGCATGCATTTTATGGGACCAGTGGCTCAAATAAATTTAAGGGATGTATGAAGTTTTGCAAGAAAAAATTGCCTCCTCTAAAAGTCAGGTACAATTTATTCAGCAGTGTAGAAACATTAAGGCAGCTTGATTTATTTCATTCTGGGAAATgaagtttgtgaatgtgataactcgaGAACGAGGCAACGTAGGATTTTCtaattcataccatcagtgcaGCTGCTAAAAATCTCGAATGAGTTTGAATCTTAGTGACCTCAacctcaaggtcaaggtcagaaGTCAAGTTTTCTGGAAATCTTAAGAACACAATAAATGAAGAAAGATGTCACCTAAGAATTTCAAATTGATTCCATAGGTGTATCTTCTAAAATCTTGGACAAGTTTGAATCTGATCTAAAGTTCAGAGGTTAACTTTTCTAAAAGTCACCTAGGATTTTCAAAGTCCTACTACTTGTGCATGtgctaggaggctgaggggtagcgCTGGCTGCCGCGTCCATTTTTTCACTTGTCTGTTTAACACCGttcacacattttttaaaaccatgTCCTCCAGTCTGGTCAGTCCACACTCTTGACAGGTACTGCCAAATTATCCGCTAATGTTAGCTAGCTTGGTCAGCAGCTGCATTCATATACTTCGTGGGTCCCACACAGAGACACATTTTTTGGTGCTTAGTGGTGAactaataaaatactagaatttcatCCCCATTACTGAAACACAAATCTTTGTACACACAGCAAGCCATATTATTAGTTgggtaatacaataaaaatactcCCAAAGTCAtcaacagcacacacacagtcaagAGGTCCAATTTAATGACTCGAGTAGTGTATAAAGGCCTAGCACAcactacagctgcctgtgtcagGACACTCGTCAGTCAATGTGTACTCACCCCTAACTTACTTATCCAAGCAATTATCCAGAGATAAGAAATCATTCACTACACTTGGAGTTGTTACATTTCTAGAAATCACCTTTAGAAGCCAAAATTGTTTTACCAATATGATTTTTTATGCAGTAAAATTAGGCACTTTAACATGGAAGTCTCTGGGGACTGGCGCACTTTTGTAGGTAGCCTCAAGTGGgcctagaggaactgcagtttcttcCACTTCTGTGGAAATGAAATGTAACAATGCTATAATAATTCATTCATTAATAGACCATTAAACTTGTAAGATTAACTCTAAACCAATTCTTGTTTCCAAGATTGTTTCTTCCTGCAGTCTATGCATATAAAGACTGGCTCAAGACACCTGTACACGTGGCCACTAAGACTTTCCAGGCCTTGCGTATCTTTGTGAATGATGAGCTGAATGAACTTCACGCTGGCCTGTTTGCTGCCCAGACGTTGCTAAAACCCAGCggacgtctctgtgttatcaCCTTTCATTCCCTAGAAGATAGACTGGTCAAACGTTTCCTGCGGGGAGATGACTTATCTAATCTGGATCACTTCAGCCAGAGAAAGCAAGGCACCAAGAAGGAAAATCTATCGCATGAAAAAAGAGACGGAAGTGTCTGTTGGCTTCCTCTGCGAAGAAAAGTGATCACCCCAGAAAAAGACGGCATTAAGGAGAATCCTCGAGGACGCTCCTCCAAACTCAGGGCAGCACTCAGACGATAACTATTGGACATTAAATATAAGACAATAGAAGTTGTAAAAAAAAGTTGGAGCT is drawn from Oreochromis aureus strain Israel breed Guangdong linkage group 1, ZZ_aureus, whole genome shotgun sequence and contains these coding sequences:
- the LOC120439173 gene encoding 12S rRNA N4-methylcytidine methyltransferase-like, whose product is MDVKPGSIDAVLLDAGCSSMQMDEAERGFSLIKDGPLDMRMDGDTEDRLVKRFLRGDDLSNLDHFSQRKQGTKKENLSHEKRDGSVCWLPLRRKVITPEKDGIKENPRGRSSKLRAALRR